The Agreia sp. COWG nucleotide sequence CGCCGCCCGGCAGGCGTTCGCGGCCCTCTCTGCCGCACCGCAGGCGGGCCCCGCCGCATCCGGCCCGGCGTCGAGCTAGAGGCGCGGGTGCCAGAACTCCCCGAGGTCGAGGTCGTTCGCGCGGGCCTCGAACGTGCCGTCTCCGGCGCGACGATCACCGCCGTCGAGGTCTTCGACCAGCGCTCGCTCAAGCGGCACAGCCCCGCGGCCGGCGCGTTCGTCGATCTGCTCGAGGGGCGCCGGATGCTCAGCGCGGTTCGCCGGGGAAAGTTCCTGTGGTTCCCGCTCGGCTCTGCTGCCAGAAGCGATTCGCGGCAGGCGCTCGTGACCCACCTCGGCATGAGCGGGCAGGTGTTGCTGCGCACGCCAGGCGTCGAGGAAGACGGGTTGCTGCGTATTCGGCTGCACATCGAGAACCCGGCACACGGCGAGTTCTGGGTGAACTTCGTCGACCAGCGCATCTTCGGCTCGATGGCCGTGGACTCGCTCGTCGACACCCCGGACGGCCGCGCCGCCGGCCTCGGCAGCGACCTCGCCGCCGTGCCGAGCCAGGTCGCTCACATCGCGAGGGATCCGCTCGACCCCGCCTTCGACGACGCCGCCTTCTTCGCGGCGCTCGCCAGAAAGAACACGGGCATCAAACGGGCGCTGCTCGACCAGAGCCTCGTCAGCGGAATCGGCAACATCTACGCCGACGAGTCGCTCTGGGCGGCGCGCATCCACTACGCGCAGCCAGCCTCGTCGCTGTCGAAGGCCAAGGCGAGGCTGCTTCTCGCCGAGGTGCGGCTCGTGCTCGACAAGGCCCTCGCCGAGGGCGGAACCAGCTTCGACGCGCAGTACGTGAACGTGAACGGCGCCTCGGGCTACTTCTCGCACAGCCTCAACGCTTACGGACAGCAGGGAAAGCCGTGCCCCCGCTGCGGCAGGCCCATCGTGCGCGAGAGTTTCATGAACCGCGGTTCGCACTTCTGCCCTCACTGCCAACGGTTGCGCTAGCACGGCTGCTCCGTTACCGCAGCGTCTGCGTCAGCCGGCGACTGCTCCGCCGCGGCGTGCGCCGAACGCAACCCGCACGACGCCGATGACGAGAGCGGCAAGCGCGACGGCAGCGGCAGAGAGACTGGCCAGGTACAGGGGCGCTTCGAGCGCGAGCGTCGCCTCGGAGTTCCAGTCGAGGTAGGTGTCGCCGACAGAGTTCAGGTTGCCGAACGAGGCGAAGAAGAATGCGGGCGCGCCGAAGGCGATGATCGCCGCCCATATCGCGACGATTCCCCACGTCGTCATGCTGGCGCGTGCTCGTCGGCTGAGCACAACCCAACCGGTGGCGAGCGACACTCCGATGGCGGCGAAGACGATTCCGCCGGCGGCGGAGTGCGGCTGCCCGGCGGCGTCCATTCGGGCGATCGTCGTATCGAGCGGCTGCTCGCTGGCCGCGACGACGGCCCAATCGTTCACAAGCAGCGCGCCGACGATCGAGTAGGCGACGATGGCTGTGAACCCGAGCAGTGTGAGTGTCAGACGCATGCCGGAAGCCTAACGACCGGCCGCGACGGCGCCTCGCCGGGCGGCCGACCCGGGCGTCTGCGCTTGGCGGATTGAGAGCAAGTTCACCGGATGCTGTCGGAGGGGTCGTTCATACTGTGCGCTGGCCTGCCATCGCAGGCCTTCACTTTTTGGAGGACTCTGAGTGAGCGACAACGACGAATCGACCGGCCCCCAGCTGGAGCCCTGGTTCAGCGAGGCACCCCGGCCGCGCAAGAGGGCAGAGGCCGAGACGGTTCCCGTCGACACGGTATTCGGCGGGCCGGATGCCGTGGGCACACCCATCGAGCAGATGACCGAGGTCATTCCCCCGTATCAGGGCGAGCCCGACGACGAGGGCTACGACCACGATGGCCTCGACCACGACGGACTAGAGCAGATCGAGCTCGCGCCGATCGATGCTCAGCCAGCGGCCGCGGCAGGCGCCCAGAAGCCGCCTCGCGCGAAGCTCCGGCGTCGCGTGCCGCGCAACGCCCTTGCCATCCTCGGTGGAGCCCGAGCAGACGCCGTCGCAGCCGCGCCGGGTGACAAGCAGGCGTACTCGGCGATGGCGCTCATCCTCATGTTCACGGCAACTGTTGCCGCTCTCAGCATGTCGTTCGCGCTCGGCATGGTGTTCCACGCCGACTGGTTCTGGTTCATTCCCATCGGCATCTTCTGGGGCGCTGGCATCTTCGCCATCGACCGCGCGCTCACGATTCAGCTGTCGAACACCAAGGGCGCGTGGAAGACCATCTTCGCCGTGGTACCCCGGGTGCTGCTCGCCGCCGTGCTCGGAGCGGTGATCTCGACGCCGGTCACGCTGCAGATCTTCGCGCCCGAGATCGGCGCCCAGATCCTGGTGATGGAGGCGGATGCCCGCACCTCCTTCGCCGACAAGCTCGCGAACGACCCGGTCATCGCCACCGAGGCCGACGTGCGCGCCTCGATCGCGAGCAACCAGGCCATCATCGACAAGAGCGACGCGATCGATCCGACCACGGACCCCACCTACGCGGCCGCGAAGAAGGCCGAAGACGCCGCCCTCGCCGATCTCAACGCCAAGACGGCAGCGTGGCAGGCCGAGGCGAACGGCACAGGAGGCACCGGCGAGGTGGGTGATGGAGCGGTGACCCAGATCGCCAAGCAGGCCGTCGATGCCGCCCAGGTCATCTACACCCAGGCGCAGAAGGCGACCCAGGCTGCGCTGACCACAGCCCAGTCCGCGCTCGGCTCGCAACTCGACCAGTCGAAGACGGCGGCGCAGGCTGCCCTCACGAAGGCCCAATCCGACCTCGCGACCATCGAGCAGCGCAAGGCCGACTTCCAGGCCCAGAACGATGCCGCGGTGTCATCGAGCGACGGCATCAGCAACAGGCTCACGGCCCTCGACAGGCTCAGCGCGTCGAGTCCGTCGGCGGGCCTCGCCCACGTGATGGTGTTCTTGCTGTTCTTCGCGATCGAGTTGCTGCCGGTCATCATCAAGCTGCTGCGCAACCTCGGAAACAAAGAGAGCGTGCACGACGCCACCGCGCGCGAGCACGACAGCACCGAGATCAACCGCGTGCGCCAGGAGTACGCGCTCGAACGCGATCAGGCGTTGCTCGAGGCGCAGATCGCCACGGGCAGGCTCGCCACGCTGCGCGAGCTGGCCGCGCACGAAGAGGAGCTCGCGCTCGCGACCGGGCGTGAACGCAATGTGGGCCTCGACGCCCGAGTGCGCCGCAAGAGCCGCGAGTTCTTCAACGAATGGGACCGAGAAGAGACGGAGCAGCGCCGGCGCTGACTGTAACCGGCAGCTACGCGGAGGTCTGTGCGGCGGTCTCCGCCGGTGCCGCCGGAGCGTGATGCGGACGACCGGCGAGGTGACCGATCAGCGCGACCATCAGGGTGATGAACGCCGAGAGGGCCACCCCAAGGCCGATGTGGAACATCAGTAGTAGCGCGCCCACGGCGGCACCCGCGCAGATCAGCAGGATGGCGCCGGCTCGCCGGAACCACGGCTGGCCGCGGCCGCCGGCCAGCCGGGAGTCGGCGGCGAGGCCGGTGATGGTGGAGGTGACCACGACCGTGGTCACGTCTTTCACCCCGATGTGCCTGGCCGTGGCGGCCTGGATGCCCATCACCACGGCGAAGAATCCGGTGAAGATGTACTCGTAGGGCCGGGGCGGTGGCCCGTCGTTCACGAACAGGGCCACGGTGAGGCCCACCATGACCACGCCGACGAGGGTGAAGAGCACGGTGCTGTGCGTGGTCCAGCCCACCTTCACCGGTCGCAGCACTCGTCCGCCGATGGCGGCGCCGAGCATGAACGCGAAGAGGGCGACGAGCGGTCCGATCACGGGCAGCCCGTCCGCTCCCGCGATGGCCATTCCGAGGATCACGACATTGCCCGTCATGTTCGCCGTGAAGACCTTGTCGAGCCCCAGATAGCCCACCGCATCGGCGATTCCGGTCGAGAAAGTGAGCGCGAGCATCAGCGACAGGTGCAGGTTGGCGGGATTGCTGCGAAGTCTCGTGAGCACGGATGCACCTCTTGCTAGGGATCGGGTCGGGCGCGACCGGGATCGGCGCGGCGGGACGTGATGCGGGCGCACGATACTCTCGAAAGCGACCGCCCCCATCTTTTCAGACTTCGGAAGGTGCGCCGCCTCCATGCCCCTCGATGCTCCGCTCCAGCCCGGCCAGGGTGTCATCCAGGCCGCCCACTATCTGCCGGCGTCGATCGGCAACGTGCTGTGGGGGAGGCTGCCCTGTTCCACCGATGCCGCCGTGCTCGAGATCGACTCCGGCGACGAGGTGACCATCGACACCCTGAGCCACGAGGGCGTGCTCGAAGACCAGGGTCGCGATCCCGCTGGTTTCTTCGCGGGCCACGGTGTCGCACGCGACGGGGTTCTCGACGACGCCGTCGCGCTCGCGGCATCGGGAGTGAGGCGCGATACGCGCACCGACGGGCCGCACGTCGTCACCGGGCCCATCCGCATCCGGGGCGCCAGGCCGGGCGATCTGCTCAGGATGACCGTGCTCGAGGCGACCCCGCGGGTTCCCTACGGCGTGATCTCGAACAGGCATGGGCGAGGGGCGCTGCCGGGGGAGTTTCCGCGGGTCGAGGGCTCGGTGAGCGTCTTCGCCGCCGTCGACGTCGACGCCGATGGAACGCAGGTGGGAACGCTGCCGTTACTCGCCGGAGGTGAGAGAACGGTGCGGTTCCCGCTGAATCCGTTCCTCGGCATCATGGGGGTCGCCGTCGCGGGCGATGCCCGGCCGCACTCCGTTCCGCCTGGTCCGCACGGCGGCAACATCGACATCAACCTGCTCACCGTCGGCAGTTCCCTCTACCTGCCCGTGCAGGTCGACGGCGCGCTCGCGTACGTCGGCGACCCGCACTTCGCCCAGGGCGACGGAGAGGTGGCGCTCACCGCGATGGAGGCCTCGCTGCGCGTGACCGTGCGCTTCGAGGTCGTCGAGCAGGCCGACGCGCTGGCGAGATTCGGCCGCCTCGTCGGGCCTCTGGCGGAGACGACCGAGTTTCTCGTGCCGACAGGCATGAACGAAGACCTCGACGAGGCCGTGCGCGACTGCGTGCGGGCGGCGATCTCGCTGCTCGAGGCGCGCTACGGCATGCAGCCGGAGCTGGCCTACGCCTACCTCAGCGCGGCCACCGATTTCAACATCTCGCAGGTCGTCGACCTCGTGAAGGGCGTGCACGCACGCATCCGCGTTTCCGATTTTGGAGGAAGAAATGCCTGACACCACCGCGTCTGCCCCCCTCGCCCCGACGACGATCGTGGGGGAGCTGCCCGCGGGGCTGCTCGAGGCCTTCTGGGGGTACGAGCGCGCCCTTGTCGAGAACGACATCGCTGCGCTCGACGCGGCCTTCGCCCCGGGTGACACGACCATGCGCGGCGACGCCGGCGGCCTGCTGGTGGGCCACGATCGCATCAGCGCCTTCCGCGGTGCGCGCGGCGGAGCTCCTGTTCGACGCATCGTGAGCGTGCACGTGCGGGTGCTCTCTGGCGAGTACGCCCTCATCGTCAGCGAGAACGAACCGGCCTCGGGCGGCCGCGGCCTCGTCACGCAGCTCTGGGCCCGACACGCGGATGCGGCCCGCTGGGTCGTCGAATCGGCCCAGGTGGCCGGCGCCCCGGCCGCCATGAACACCTCGATCTGGCGCGTGCTGGGCGCACCGCTCGTTGCGGGGTCGGCCGAGGCCGGATCCCTGACGGGCGAGAGCATCGCGGTGAAGGACCTCTTCGATGTCGAGGGCTTCGCCGTGGGCGGCGGCGTGCCGCAGTATCTCTCCGAGTCTCAGCCCGCAGGGCAGAGCGCCCCCGCCGTGGCGGCGCTGCTCTCGGCCGGCGCGTCCGTGCGTGGCATCGCCCAGACAGACGAGTTCGCCTATTCGATCGCGGGCAAGAACGCGCACTACGGAACGCCGCCGAACGTGCGGGTGCCGGGCGCTATCCCGGGCGGATCGTCGAGCGGTCCCGCATCCGCCGTCGCGCTCGGTCACGCCAGCATCGGCCTCGGCACAGACACGGCGGGTTCCATCCGCGTACCCGCGTCGTACCAGGGGCTGTGGGGTCTTCGCAGCACGCACGGCGCCGTCGACTCCGGCGGGCTCCTGCCGTTGGCTCCGTCGTTCGACGCCATCGGGTGGATCACGCGATCGGCCGATGTGCTTCACCGGGCGGCGGCCGCGTCGCTCGATGCCGAGGCGCAGCATGCGGTCGAGCCGCAGTTCGTCATGTCGACGCAGCTGCTCTTCGCTGCCGATCAGGGTGTGCAGGCAGCCGTCGTCGAGGCCGTCGGCCGGCTCGAGGCAACCGGTGTGATCGGCCAGACCGGGTTCGTCGATCTCGGCGACACCTCCGGCTTCTTCGGTGCCTTCCGCACCGTGCAGGCGGCCGAGGCCTGGCGCCGGCACGGAGAGTGGATCGCGGCGCACCCCGGGGTGCTCGGCGACGACATCGCCGCGCGCTTCGACGATGCATCGCGCATCACCGGCGAGGCGGAAGACGAGGCGCGCGCGGTGCTCGCGGCCGCTCGCACGCAGCTCGACGAGGCGCTGAAGGGGCGCATCCTGCTGCTGCCTTCGACCTCGTCGACGGCCCCGTCGGTCGGAGCCTCGGGCGCCGCGATCGACGCGACGCGCACCGCAACCCTGGGCCTGACCTGCTTTGCGGGGATCGGCGGCTACCCCGCACTCTCGGTTCCGCTGCTTGAGGTCGACGGGGCGCCGGCCGGCCTATGCCTGGTCGGCCCGCGGCACACCGACCTCGCCCTCGTCGACCTCGCGAAGGGCTTCATTTCGTAACAAGCGTGAAACAGTCGTTTCTCTAGACTGGACATCTGAAACAGATGGTTCATTCTCGATAGAAAGCGGCCGGCTCATCGCACTCGAATCGCTCTCCCAGCCCGTCAATCCTCCGCAGAGACTGTTGATGGGGCCTGGCCCCATCAACGCCGATCCTCGTGTGCTGCGGGCCATGTCGGCGCAACTCCTCGGCCAGTACGACCCGGCCATGACGTCGTACATGAACGAGACGATGGAGCTCTACCGCAGCGTCTTCCGCACGACGAACGAGCAGACGCTTCTCGTCGACGGCACGTCACGGGCCGGAATCGAGGCCGCGCTGGTGTCGCTCATCGAGCCCGGTGATCGGGTGCTGGTGCCCATCTTCGGCCGCTTCGGTCATCTGCTGCGCGAGATCGCCGAGCGCTGCGGCGCCGAGGTGTACGTGATCGAGGTGGCGTGGGGCCAGGTGTTCTCACCCGAGGCCATCGAGGCGGCCATCAAGAGGGTTCAGCCGAAGCTGTTGGCCGTCGTTCATGGCGACACCTCGACCACCATGGCCCAGCCCCTCGACGAGCTGGGCGCGATCTGCGCAGCGCACGGAGTGCTGTTCTACACCGACGTCACCGCGTCCCTCGCCGGCAACGCGTTCGAGGCGGATGCCTGGGGCCTCGATGCGGTCACCGCCGGCCTGCAGAAGTGCCTGGCCGGGCCATCCGGATCGGCACCCGCGACGTTCTCTGCGAAGGCCGTGGAGGTCATCACTGCCAGAAAGAGCATCGAGGCCGGTATCCGCGAGGCGGGAGATGCCGTGACGGCGCACCCGATCCGCTCGAACTACTTCGACCTCGCGATGATCTTCGACTACTGGGGACCGAAGCGGCTCAACCACCACACCGAGGCCACCACGATGCTGTTCGGCGCCCGCGAGTGCGCGCGCATCCTCGTCGAGGAGGGGATGGACCAGGCGATCGAGCGGCACCGGCTGCACGGTGCGGCGATGCTGGCCGGCGTGCAGGGCCTCGGCCTCGCGGTGTTCGGCGACGTGGCCCACAAGATGAACAACGTCGTGGCCGTGTACATCCCCGACGGGGTGAACGGTGACGCGGTGCGCGCCGAGCTTCTCACGGACTTCGGCATCGAGATCGGCACCTCCTTCGGGCCACTGCACGGCAAGGTCTGGCGCATCGGCACCATGGGCTACAACGCCCGAAAAGACACGGTTCTCACCACGCTCGCGGCGCTCGAGGCCGTTCTGCGCCGGGCCGGCGCATCCGTGACAGCCGGGGGAGGAGTCACGGCCGCCTACGACGTGTATGCCGACGAAGAACGTGCCGAGCACGAACGTGCCGCGGCGGTGCGGCCGTGACCGCCCCGGACACCACCACGGCCGCCGCTCTGCTCGAGCGCTGCGACGAGCTCGCCGGCTACTCCTCGATGGACGACGGCCTGATCGAGCGGGTCTACCTGTCACCCCAGCATGCGGCGGTCAACGAGCTTGCCGGTCGGTGGATGACCGAGGCCGGCATGACAACCTGGCAGGATGCCGCCGGCAACCAGTGCGGCCGGCTCGAGGGGGCGGTGCCCGGCCTTCCGGCGCTGCTGCTGGGCTCGCACCTCGACACCGTGCCGTCGGCCGGTCGATACGACGGCATCCTCGGCGTGTTGAGCGCCATCGCCGTCGTCGATCGCATCCGTGCCTCTGGCCGCGCCCTGCCGTTCGCGCTCGAGGTCGTCGCGTTCGGCGACGAGGAGGGCACCCGTTTCGGCCGCGCGCTGCTCGGCAGCCGCGCCCTGGCCGGAACCTGGCTCGACGAGTGGTGGCAGCTCGAAGATGCAGACGGCGTCTCGCTGCGCGACGCCTACGTGAACTTCGGTCTCGATCCGGATGCCGTGGGCGAGGCCGCGCGCACCGCGGACGACTTCGTGGGCTACCTCGAGACCCACATCGAGCAGGGCCCCTACCTCGAAGACGAGAACAAGGCCCTCGGCGTCGTCTCGTCGATCGCGGGGGCGCGGCGCTTTCTGCTCACGATCACGGGGCAGGCCGGGCACTCGGGAACGCCCTACGAACGCCGTCGCGACGCGCTCGCGGGGGCGGCCGAGGCGATCACGAGCATCGAGCGCATCGCCCGTTCCGCGCAGCTCATCGCCACCGTCGGCCACCTGGAGGTGTTTCCCGACGCGGTGAACGTGATTCCGGGCAAGGTCGAATTCAGCCTCGACCTGCGCGGGGAGTACGACACCGAGCGAGACAAGGCGTGGCTCACGATCGAGGAGACCCTCCTCGAGATCTGCCAGCGGCGCCGCCTTCGGCTCGAGAGCGTGCAGACCCACTCGGCCAAGGCCGCCGTCTGCGCTCGCGGGCTGCGAGATGCCATCGCCGACGGCATCCGGTCGACCGGCGACCAACGGCCCATGTCGCTGTTCTCGCGAGCCGGCCATGACGCGATGGCGATCGCCGAGATCGCCGACATCGGCATGATCTTCGTGCGGTGCAAGGGCGGCGTCAGCCACAATCCCGACGAGTTCGTGACCGAGGCCGACGTGGCGAGGGCGCTCGACGCGTTCGAGGCGACCGTTCTGCACCTCGCCGACACGCACGCGTCGGCGCCCGAGTGAGTAGGGTGCCATGAGCATCGTCTCGCCCACGATCGGGCAGCGCATCGACGGGCAGTACGGCGCACTGTCGAGGCAGGAGCAGAGGGCGGCCGACTTCATCCTCGACCACCTGGGCGATCTGGCGGTGTACAACGCATCCGAACTCGCACGGCTCAGCGGGGTGTCGAAGGCCACGGTGTCGAGGCTCTTCAAACGCCTCGGCTTCACGGACTCGGCCGAGGTCAGGGAACACGCGCGCAGCCTGCGCAGCATCGGCGTTCCCGTCGGCGGGGTCGGCGCCGCCGCCGGCACCCCGTCGGCGATGGCCGCCCACGCAGCGCAGGAGCACGAGAACCTGCGGGCGATGCTCGAGACGGCCGGGGACGGCCGATTGGATGCCGCAGCGCGGCTGGTGGCGAACGCCGACGACGTCGTCGTGGTCGGCCTGCGCAACAGTTACCCGCTGGCGTTGCACCTCAGGCAACAGCTCGCGCAGGCGCGCGACCGGGTGAGGCTGGCGCCGAACCCGGGCCAGTCGCTCGGCGAAGAGCTGGCCTCGCTCGGGACGAAAGACGTTGTCGTGCTGATCGGCTTCCGCCGCAGGCCCTCGGGGTTCGGCCTCATCGTGAAGGCCCTGACCGAGCAGGGCGTGCCCGTCGTGCTGATCTCCGATGCGTCGGCCCGGCGTCATGTCGACGAGGTGGCGCACTGGCTGGAGTGCCCCGTCGACAGTGTCTCCGCCTTCGACAGCTACGCCGCCGCGATGAGCCTCGCGAACCTCCTCGCCAGCGGAGTGCTCGGCGTCGACGTGCGAGACGGTCGTACGCGCATCGCGTCGATCACCAGCTCCTACGAGGCCCTCGGCGAGCTGGAGTCGCCGACGATCTGACCCCGTCCCGATCCGCTGGTCGACATCGGTGTATAAAGGTCGAGGGGGAGGTGCAGATATGACCGCTGGTTTTGTCGGCGCAGACGTGGCTCAGCTGAGAGATCTCGCCACCACGATGACGGGTGCGGGTTCGTCGTTGACGAACATCGAGAACAGCCTGACAGCCCTCGTCACCAACGCGCAGTGGGCGGGCACCGACGCTTCGGCGTTCGTCGCCGAGTGGCAGAACACGCACCGGGCGAAACTCCGATCCGTCTCGAGCATCCTGCTCGGTGTGGCCACTGATCTCCGACGAAACGCGTCGGAGCAGGAGTCGGCCAGCCAATCTGACGGTGGCGCGGCGGGTGCCGCATCCGGTGGCGCAGCAGGAACCGCCGCAGAGCAGAGCCCCGAGGCGACCCTGGACGCTTTCGCCGAAGACGACAAACGCGATCCGGCCGCCGTGGCCGAGTGGTGGAACAGCTTGGATGCGTCGGAGAAAGCGGCGCTCATCGCATCGAACCCCGAACTCGTGGGCGTGATGGACGGAATCGACTACACCAGTCGTTCTGCGGCGAACACAGAGACGCTGAACGATCTGATAGCGGATGCCCGAGCCCGCGGCGACGATACGTCGCTCGAGTACCTGCGTGCGGTGAAGGACGCCATGAAGGGCGGCACTCATCCCGTCAAGCAGCTCGTCAGCGTCGAGGCCGGCCCGCCACCGCTCGCCGCGATCTCGGTGGGCAACCTCGACGAGGCCAAGAACGCCTCCTTCCTCATTCCTGGAATGGGAAGCAACAGTCCCTCGACCCCGGGCGATCTGACGGCCTCCGCGGGTGACCTGTGGATGGAGCAGCGCAATATCGCCCAGCAGAACGGGTTGTCGAAAGACATCGCCGTCGTGGCCTGGATGGGGTACGACTCTCCGGAGATGCCTGTCGGTGGCAGCAGCCTCGACACCTCGGTGTTCAAGGGTGATCTGGCCAAATCAGGCGGGGCGAAGCTCGGCGACGCCCTGATGGGATACGACGCGGTACGCGACGCGAGCGGAACCGACAGCCATGTGTCGGTGGACGCTCACTCGTACGGTTCCACCACAGCCGCGGACACGCTCGCCTCCCTGCCGGGCGGTGTCGTCGACTCGTTCGTCGCCATCGGCTCGGCCGGTATCGAGAAGTCCATAGGGGGAGCGTCCGGACTCCACGTTCCCGACGGGAGCGTCTACGCGATCCAGGGCGTGGAATCTCTGCCCGCGGCCGAGGTCGGTCGCGTGGGCAGCGGACGCGACGATCCGTCGGAGGCCTCGTGGGGAGCCGTGCGGCTCAACTCGGCGTTCGAGTGGAACGGCGGCAGTCCGACGAGCGGCTCCAATCTCCACGATCTACGCACGACCAACGACTTCTTCCGCGGGTATCTCAACCCGGGGACCACCTCTCTCAACAACGTCGCACTGGTGAACATGGGCCTGGGTGATGACGCTTCACGCTATTAGAACCACGGTGCGCACGGCGATGACGGCACTCGCCGTCAGCTCGCTTCTTGTCTTGACCGCTTGCCAGGGGCTGGCTGGAACCCAGGAGGATCCCATGACCGAAGACGAAGCGACCGCGGCCCTCACGAGCGCGCTCGACGAGGCGCAGGCGCTGGTAGGCGGAGCGTGGGAGGTCACGGATCTGACCACTCCACGATCCTGCTCGGCGGGGTTGGGGGTCGAAGGAACACGCGTCAGCGACAACCGCTTCGCCGATGGCGACACGGACGCCGAGGCAGTCGTCGATTCGGTGAAGGGGCACTGGAATCAACTGGGCTACTCGGTATCTGAACGAACCGACAAGACTCCCGCCGTCATCATGAGAGTCTTCGCGAAGACGAGCGACGGTCGGGAACTGCAGTTCACGGCTGGTGACAATGGAATGACGCTGTCGGGTCTGGGAGCCTGCGTTCCGAAAAGCTGACGTCGGCAGCTCGACCGCGAGCTCCCCGCGTTACCTGTGTAGCTGCCGACACAGTCTTTGAATGCGGTCGGATGGTTGATTTAATGCGACACTTGCAATAAGTAAAGTTTTCTCGGCTATTCTGCCGTCCTTTGCATGCAGATCTTCGTCCCCCTGCCTGTGCCGACATCCCCGGCATCTCAAGAGCCACCTCCGACGACCGACTGAACCTCTATCTGAGATCCCGTCGCGTCGACCCCGCTGCCTCAGCGCGCCGGGTCGGAGCGTTCTGTGGATTCAATCCGTCGACCCCGCAAGGGCGACGCGAAAGGTTAACGATCATGAACAAGATCCTCAAGGGCACCATCGCCGGAGCCGCCGGAATCACCCTCCTTCTCGGTGGAGCGAGCACCTTCGCGCTCTGGAACTCCAGCGCGAGCACGAGCGGCGGAAACATCGTCGCCGGTGACCTCGCCGTGAATTCCTCTCCGACGGTCGCGAGCTGGAGCATCAACGGTGGAACGGCGCGGTCCGATCTCACCGGATTCGTCGCTGTTCCCGGAGACGTGATCACCTACACGAAGGTGATGAGCATCACGGCCAAGGGCGACAATCTCAAGGCCAACCTCACCGTCGATCCGGCATCGATCAAGGCGGTGTCGTCGACGGCCCCCGCCGACGTGGCTCTGGCCAACTACCTCACCTCGAACGCCGTGCTCACGGCCACCGGCGACGGCATCTCCACCGGGCCGGCGCCGTACACCGTGACCGCCGGCGCGGCCGGTGTCTCTCAGAACGTCACCGTCTCGGTGACGATCACGTTCCCGAAGAGCACGACGCCCGGTTTCGAGAACAGCACGAAGCTCGGCTCTGCGAACCTCCAGGCACTCGCCGTGACGCTCACGCAGCTCTAACCGCCCCCCGTATCGACGCGGCGACCCCTCGTCGCGTCGATACCACCCGTTCCCCGAAAAGAGGTGATGACCATGCGTGCAGACAGTGCTCGCCCCGCTCGTGTACGGCAGCGCCACGCCGACCTTTCACGCACGCGCGGGTTGCGGCTGCGCAGGCCGATCGTCATCTCCAGTGCCATCGTCATCCTCTTCATCGTGGCAGGAACGTCGGGTACACAGGCCCTCCTTCGCGCGAGTGCGCCCACGTCGAATCAGAGCGTCGTCATCTCGGCAGGAACGGCCGACCTGAGTCTGTCGACGCTCTCTCTCGACACATCGTCGCTCTACCCGGGGCTGACGGTCGTGGGAACGGTGACGGTGTCAAACACCGGTAGTGTGCCCCTCAGCCTCGGAGTAAGCGGCCTCAGCATGCCATCAGGATCGTCGGCCAACGCTCTCTCGCAGTCGTTGATTGTCGGTGTGCGTCCCGTGTCGAGCACCTCGCCGTGCACAGCGGCGACCGCATCACCGACCTGGACGGGTTCAGCCTCCTCGGCTCCGGCCGGCAGCATTGGCTCGAGACTGGACACAAGCTCACCCACCGTGCTGTGCGTGTCCGTCACGCTGCCACTGAACGCGCCAGCGGCCAGCCAGGGGCAGTCGGCCACGGGCATCCAATTGCGCATCAGCGGAACCCAGGTCTGACCGATGACCCATTCGCTCGCT carries:
- a CDS encoding allantoate amidohydrolase — protein: MTAPDTTTAAALLERCDELAGYSSMDDGLIERVYLSPQHAAVNELAGRWMTEAGMTTWQDAAGNQCGRLEGAVPGLPALLLGSHLDTVPSAGRYDGILGVLSAIAVVDRIRASGRALPFALEVVAFGDEEGTRFGRALLGSRALAGTWLDEWWQLEDADGVSLRDAYVNFGLDPDAVGEAARTADDFVGYLETHIEQGPYLEDENKALGVVSSIAGARRFLLTITGQAGHSGTPYERRRDALAGAAEAITSIERIARSAQLIATVGHLEVFPDAVNVIPGKVEFSLDLRGEYDTERDKAWLTIEETLLEICQRRRLRLESVQTHSAKAAVCARGLRDAIADGIRSTGDQRPMSLFSRAGHDAMAIAEIADIGMIFVRCKGGVSHNPDEFVTEADVARALDAFEATVLHLADTHASAPE
- a CDS encoding alpha/beta hydrolase, whose amino-acid sequence is MTAGFVGADVAQLRDLATTMTGAGSSLTNIENSLTALVTNAQWAGTDASAFVAEWQNTHRAKLRSVSSILLGVATDLRRNASEQESASQSDGGAAGAASGGAAGTAAEQSPEATLDAFAEDDKRDPAAVAEWWNSLDASEKAALIASNPELVGVMDGIDYTSRSAANTETLNDLIADARARGDDTSLEYLRAVKDAMKGGTHPVKQLVSVEAGPPPLAAISVGNLDEAKNASFLIPGMGSNSPSTPGDLTASAGDLWMEQRNIAQQNGLSKDIAVVAWMGYDSPEMPVGGSSLDTSVFKGDLAKSGGAKLGDALMGYDAVRDASGTDSHVSVDAHSYGSTTAADTLASLPGGVVDSFVAIGSAGIEKSIGGASGLHVPDGSVYAIQGVESLPAAEVGRVGSGRDDPSEASWGAVRLNSAFEWNGGSPTSGSNLHDLRTTNDFFRGYLNPGTTSLNNVALVNMGLGDDASRY
- a CDS encoding MurR/RpiR family transcriptional regulator — its product is MSIVSPTIGQRIDGQYGALSRQEQRAADFILDHLGDLAVYNASELARLSGVSKATVSRLFKRLGFTDSAEVREHARSLRSIGVPVGGVGAAAGTPSAMAAHAAQEHENLRAMLETAGDGRLDAAARLVANADDVVVVGLRNSYPLALHLRQQLAQARDRVRLAPNPGQSLGEELASLGTKDVVVLIGFRRRPSGFGLIVKALTEQGVPVVLISDASARRHVDEVAHWLECPVDSVSAFDSYAAAMSLANLLASGVLGVDVRDGRTRIASITSSYEALGELESPTI
- a CDS encoding alanine--glyoxylate aminotransferase family protein, which codes for MGPGPINADPRVLRAMSAQLLGQYDPAMTSYMNETMELYRSVFRTTNEQTLLVDGTSRAGIEAALVSLIEPGDRVLVPIFGRFGHLLREIAERCGAEVYVIEVAWGQVFSPEAIEAAIKRVQPKLLAVVHGDTSTTMAQPLDELGAICAAHGVLFYTDVTASLAGNAFEADAWGLDAVTAGLQKCLAGPSGSAPATFSAKAVEVITARKSIEAGIREAGDAVTAHPIRSNYFDLAMIFDYWGPKRLNHHTEATTMLFGARECARILVEEGMDQAIERHRLHGAAMLAGVQGLGLAVFGDVAHKMNNVVAVYIPDGVNGDAVRAELLTDFGIEIGTSFGPLHGKVWRIGTMGYNARKDTVLTTLAALEAVLRRAGASVTAGGGVTAAYDVYADEERAEHERAAAVRP
- a CDS encoding alternate-type signal peptide domain-containing protein; the protein is MNKILKGTIAGAAGITLLLGGASTFALWNSSASTSGGNIVAGDLAVNSSPTVASWSINGGTARSDLTGFVAVPGDVITYTKVMSITAKGDNLKANLTVDPASIKAVSSTAPADVALANYLTSNAVLTATGDGISTGPAPYTVTAGAAGVSQNVTVSVTITFPKSTTPGFENSTKLGSANLQALAVTLTQL